The nucleotide sequence CATCATTATCGGCACTTAGCAAGTACGGGATGTCTGTCACCACTGAAGTCAGGGTCACCAGGTAAATCCACCCAAAGATGTTTGAGAGAACGACCGAAGTGACAATCCCAATCGGACCGCTCCTATCGGCGTTCTTCGTTTCTTCTGTCTGcatatatatcaatatacataattaagcaagaACATCCCGATCATTAGATCTTTAGTTATATCGACGTCGAGGATGGTGTAGTGCAATCGATGTCTAGAAATCAGGGCATGCTCTAATTGGAATCCATATGTGAGTACATGGTCTAAGTAATCAACAAAAGTTTATGTTGGAATTAATTAACATCGATTGTCATGTACCATATGAGCAGATGTATCGTAGCCGATCATGCAGTAGTTGCTCATCAACAGCCCCACGCCTAGAATGTAAGCCTTGTTATGGATGCCCATGCCATTGTCCGTGTTGAGGTGCGTAAAGATGAAGTCGGCACTCGACCTCTCCTTGGCAACAGACGGAATCAAGATCACCAGCACAAGCACACCTACCATTGTTCAGAGAGTACAGGCACACCAACAATCAAAGACTAGTTGATGGCACACACCAACAATCAAAGACTAACAAAAGTTGATGTGTACTACAGTATGATGTGTACTAACGTATGAAATATGCATGCAAAATCAAAATAAAATGCATATCCAAAAAAGGCAATGATCAAAATAATATGAGTATACCTGCCGCGTTCCAGAAAGCGCCGAGCTGCCCAAACCAGGAGAGCCAGTGGATGGGGAGGCTATTGATGAGGCCATGCAGGATGAGGATGAAGCCATAGATCGCCAAGACGACGTACTTGGATGCCACGTAGCCGCCGCCGTTGGTGCCGCCGGTAGCCAGCAAGATGATCACCTGGATGAGCTGCGCCAGCGAGAAGTCCACGCTGGTGGCCGTCGCCCACTAGGCAGTCAGGCAGGCAGGACGGTCAAAAGAAGAGGCTGGACTGTGTCAGCAACTTGCCAATAATTTAGTTTTATCTGTTCCTTGATTGAAGTATGAGTTCACAGCCTCAGTGGTCAGTCCACTCCGTTGAAAATCGACAGGGACGTGGAAGATCTCCGTTCCGAACACGCTGCCGTTATTATTTTATCCAAGTATCCAATGGTCTTTCTGGACGGCCACATGCATGCATTAAGTTTCTTATAGATAGATTACTGTCTTCAAGTATACTAGCTACCAATACTTATAGATCAACGTACTAAAGTACTAAGTGTCATGGTTTTGAACTAAGGTTAGTTCAACATTAGTTTAAAACTGCCACACTTATTATggactggagggagtactatacttcTTGTAGAAAAGGGAGTGTACTTGAAGCTGCAGACAAATGTAGAGATAGTAAAGGAGCCTAGAAGTTGAAGTACCTGACCCACGATGTTGAACCTGTAAAAGCAGAGCATAGCTAATAAGATCAAACCTtttttcgaaaagaaaaaaaagctAAGATCAAACCTGGAAAAAGAACTATTTCTAATAGTTTGCTTTGTGAAAGAGATGTATGGCAACCTTGGAGAGAgaactatttctaataatttacttTGTGGAAGAGGATATATGGCCGAGTCTGTGGATATCAAAATTTTGAGCAAACTGCTAACTAAATGACAGATCATATGTATCTACAGTTTATCCAATGCAATGAAGAGATAATTCCAAGCAGAACAGCATATCAAAATCACCCATTCCTGCTCACGAATCTAATTAAAAAAGCATGAACAGCCAAACATACTATACCAATATGAATGCGATTGCAACCGCAAAAAAATATGAATGCAATTGAGTAATTAAGTAGTACCAGCCAGTGACCCAGGAGGCAAGGGACGCCCACTTCTTGCCGGCGAGCTTGGCGCTCCAATAGTAGAGCCCGCCGGAGGTCGGGTAGGCGGAGCAGATCTCGGCCATGGACAGCGCCACGCAGGCGTTGAACGCCGCCACCACCAGCCACCCCAGCGTCATGGACGCCGGCCCGCCGTAGCGCAGCCCCGTGTTGTACGTGGAGGTGACGCCGGTGAGCACGGAGATGATGGAGAAGGAGAAGGCGAAGTTGGACAGCACGCTGAGCCCGCGCTTCAGCTCCTGCTTGTACCCCATCTGGTGCAGCCGGGCTCGGTCTGcgtcctcgccggcgccggcgtcggTGACTGCCACGACGGCGGAGCGCGACGACACGGCCATATCGACCGCGTCTGCTTGGCCGAGGCGCTAGTACTATTTGGGCAGTTGAGCTTGTGAGAAATGGCGTTTGGTTGGTGTCAAAAGAAGGGGAAATGATCCACGGTTGCGGCGCCGTTCGTGCATCAAGGCAGCCATGTAGGAACTCTTATTATACTGCTCCATATCCTGTCATTCAATCGTGTGTACCATTTCCTCGGGGGCGGACTAGGACCGGTCATTCAAGTATATCTTATGTTAATCTCAAGGCGGCTGCTACGCGTAAGCCGGCTGAATTTTTGAAAGATCAGCCCTAGACGTGCATGGCAGGAGAAAAGCATATCTACCATGCATGGGATATCCCATGCATGTGCTGGCCGTTTATTTTGTTGGAGATTCATTTTCATGCATGCATACTTTATTATTATTGCTCAATCCATCTGCCGTATTCCATTAATGTGGCCATACCAATCAGTCACTCACAATAAAAAAAGTCGTTGATGGTTGCATAATATTTCATAATCTTTTTTGGGGTTAATAGTTTCATAATGTTTATCATGTTTGAAGACTTAAATTTCAAATCTTGTCAAAATATATTCAAGAATGTTTTTGTTTCAAAGGCCACGTCACCAGAAACATTATTGAACTTTTCCCATGGAATTAGCAAATTTTGATGAAACAAGTTTGAAGCCCAGCGATTTAGTTGTCAAAAAAATTTTATTGCAAAAAACATATCAATATTAGTCTTGTTTTAAAGATCTTGCCCAAACAAACA is from Triticum aestivum cultivar Chinese Spring chromosome 3A, IWGSC CS RefSeq v2.1, whole genome shotgun sequence and encodes:
- the LOC123059377 gene encoding amino-acid permease BAT1 homolog yields the protein MAVSSRSAVVAVTDAGAGEDADRARLHQMGYKQELKRGLSVLSNFAFSFSIISVLTGVTSTYNTGLRYGGPASMTLGWLVVAAFNACVALSMAEICSAYPTSGGLYYWSAKLAGKKWASLASWVTGWFNIVGQWATATSVDFSLAQLIQVIILLATGGTNGGGYVASKYVVLAIYGFILILHGLINSLPIHWLSWFGQLGAFWNAAGVLVLVILIPSVAKERSSADFIFTHLNTDNGMGIHNKAYILGVGLLMSNYCMIGYDTSAHMTEETKNADRSGPIGIVTSVVLSNIFGWIYLVTLTSVVTDIPYLLSADNDAGGYAIAQALHTIFNQRYGSGVGGLVCLGVIAVAMFLCGVASITSNSRMGYAFSRDGAMPYSHLWHRVTKHEVPLNIVWLSVLVAFAMALTSLGSQVAFQAMVSIATLGLYISYALPIFFRVTTARKSFVRGPFHLGRYGVIIGWAAVLWVVFITVLFSLPVAYPVGKDVFNYTPVAVGGVLLLSVGSWVFHARFWFKGPIVNVDTY